The DNA region ACCAAGTCCTGTGTCCTTTCTTTCTATAGAACAAGATGCCTTACAAAGATGAAAATACTCGCATTCTAAGCAGTCTTTGCTAAGATTTAAGGAATTTTCTAAAATTCTTATATTTGCAACCGCTCTTGCTCTAATGCTTTCAAAGTCTTGCTTAAAGACATTGCCACTTCTTAGACTTGCCACAGCTTGGCTTCGGTGGCAGATAAAGGCATTGCCATTTTTTTGTATAAGCATTCTATCGCCATCAGCACAATTCGTGCAGTTCGTGCAGTATCCTCCCAAAAATTCTTTAAACCATATATGCTCAACAGCAAAGGCGTATTTTGTGTTTTTAAGCCTTTGCCTTAAGGCTTTGTAAAACTCAAGCATTTTTTTATCCTCTGCCATTTTAAAAGAAGCATTTGCGTTTTTGCTTTGGTAAGCAAACATGATGTAAAAATTATTTGCCATATCAAAACCAAGCTTTTCAAGTCTAAAAATATCTTGCAAAAACTCATCTGCGTCCAAATACTCGCTAGTCATGGTCGCTGAAAACTGCTTAAAATGCGGATAAGTGCTTAAAAGCTCTATCATTTTTAAGGTTTTTTCTAGCGTTGAGTTGCCATTTTTTAAAATGCGGTTTTTCTCGTGCATTTTTAAAGGCAAATCCACACTCCCACTAATGCCAACCTCATTTAAAACGAAGGTATCAAAAAACTTGTCTAAATTATAAAGATTAGTTTTTAAGTGTATGAAATGCTTCGCAGGGCTTAGCTTGTTGAAAAATTTGATATAGTCTAAATTGTCTTTTTTATACTCATTTATAGCCTTTAAAAGCTCTTTAACATCGTTTAAATCACTAGCTGTAAGCTCAGCTCCATGCAACATTATATCTTTTATGATGACTTTTTGCTCTTTAAGAGTGGCAGCTATTTTTTTAAATTGCTCTGCCATATCTTGCGTTTTTTCTTTTCTGTTTGTAAGCTTGCCAAGATAGCAGTAAGAGCAAGCAAAATTGCAATATGAATTTGGCACAAAGGTTAAACTAAGCCCTCTCATCAAAGCTCCTTAGCTTTTTTAAAAAGTTCATCTACAAACTCATCACTTAAATTTGCAGCTTTTTGAAAAGATAAAATCAAAGGATTATTTCTTTCAAACTCTGTTGCATACTCCCAGCTGATCTGAGTTTTCTTATCAGAGCTTGCAATCATTTCTTCTATATCATCTAAAAGCTCGTTTTCTAAAAGTATGAGTTTTGCTTGTCTTATGCTTATCTTTCTTGGCACGCCTTTTTCATCATACTCTTTTAAACGCAAAGACATTAAAAAGCTTTTATCTATAAGCTCATCAACTTCAGCCTTTAGTGTGCTTTGTGCGATTTGCTTTAAGCTTGGTATGTTTTCTTGGTATTTATCCACCTTTAAATTGGCTTCTTGTTTTTCTTCTTCGCTCATCTCATCAAAGGGCTTAATGCCCCAAACTAAGGTATAAATGTCCCAAATAAAAAAGTCGTATTTGTCCTCATCTTTTTCATCTAAGCACCTTTGTAAAGAATTTACGCACTCTTTTACATGCTTGGCTTTGTTAAGGCTTTTTATATCTTTTAAGCCATTTAGCTTTTCTAATTTTGTTTTGATGTGTTCTAAAAGCTCTTTTGCTCTTGCTTTTTGTTCTTCGTTTAAATCATAAAACATTTTCAACTACTTCCTCCATTGTTGCCAGAGATATATGGCTGATAAGTATTTATGTAAGTTTGATAAATCCCGTTTAGATAAAATGTATGTCTCGAATAACCGCTTCCATATCCTCCAGTAGATGCTACAGTAAGCTTTGGCACACTAGAGTTTATCTTACTTGTAAGCTCAGTTCTTAAAGCATTGACTAGCTTTTGTGCTGTGTTTGCATTTTCTTTTTGATTGATCAGTGCTATAAGCTCAGCTTTTAACTTTGTATCAAGGCTACTAGCCACACCTTTATCTTCTTTAGTGTCTATTAAAATTTTAAGCTCGTTTTCTAAATTGCTCATATCAAGCTTAAGTTCAAGCTTAATCTCATTCACATAATCCCTACTTGCCATGATCACGCTAGGATCTATTTTAAGCAAAACCTCGCTTGCATTTTTAAGCTCCATTGTGATTTTAATGAGCAGTTCTTTAGCAGAGCCCTCGCTTAAAAGTGGTTTGTAAGTTGTGGGCAAATTCCCCACCGCTAGCAAAGCTCCCTCATCATCATAAATGCCGATCAAATTGATCTCAAAGCCACCTACATTGCTTGGCACGAGACATTCTACATGCACATAATGCTTATTTTTATCATCGATGTATTTTGAGTTGATATTTGCTTCATAAACGATATTTGAAAGCGTGCTTATATCTTCATTTGGCACTAAAACATCGGAGCTAAGCTTAAAGCTTGCGATATTTACTCCATTACCACTAGCTCTTGCAGCGATAAATTTTGCAATGCCCACCTTTGTTAAAATCGTATAAAATTTACTTTCATTCACTAACGCACCTCCTGTGTATTTAAAGTTTGATGAAGCCTTTCAGCCACAAATGCACTCATTGCCATAAAACTTTGAGCTTTAGGCTCGATTTTTGTTCTTTGATAGGGTAAAAGTTCTATTTTTTCAGAACCACTGCTCACACTTGCATTAAAGCTTTCATTAGGGCTTTGAAGCTCAAGTGTGATACTTTCTAAAACTGAACGCACATTTTTATACTCTAAAATGAGGCGATCAAGCTGGGTAAAGGTTCTTTGATTAAAGGGCTTATCCTTGCTTGTTACCTTGACCTTAAAATGATAAGGCTTACCCTCATACTCAAACCACTCTTTCAAAGTAGCCGTATCAAAGACCGTTTTTAAGGCTTCTTTGATCGCAAAGGCTGTGCCGTTGTATCGATCTAAGAGTAAGGCTTTGCTTATAAGCTTTCTAGCCTCTTTTTCTTCTAAGCCATCAATGCTTACATCATAAGCATTTGCTAAGACTGGTAAAAGCCTTTTATCGCAATTTAAAGCCAAATTTGTGATACTAGCTAAATTTAAATCCTCAAATCTAGCCTTTGCACTTAAGTCAATGGCTTTGCTTTGTTTTGGGTGGTGAGCTAAAATTAAACTCATAGACTAGCCTTTTCATAACTAAGTAAAAAGCTTAGCTCTGCAAACTCATCATCAGCAATTATTATGTCCTTTAGTGGCAAGTCCTTGAGCTCTTCGCCTTTTTCATTTGCAAGCCTTTCTTTTATGCTTAAAATTTCACTTTTATAAACTCCATCTTGATGTAAGCATTTATATAAAAAGCCAAGTGCTAAATCCACACTTAAATCAAAATCTTTTTGTAAAGCGTTAATCTTCGTGCTTATTTCATTAGCTCTGCTTAGCTCTAAAAGCAAAAGCTTAGCTTCTATGATAAATTCTCTTTTTTTAGCAAGACTGGCGCTTACTTCATCGGTTAAGGGTCTTGTCTCATCTGCACTTAAATACTCTTTGACCACATCAAGACTTGTTTCATCTTCGCTTTTAATGATGACTCTAACCTTTCCAGGTCCATTATTTAAAGCCTTTATGGAAGCTATTTTGCTGCTTGCACTTAAAGCGTGATAGATATAAGCTTTCTCGCTTCCTGCAGTTGAAAAACGATGCACGCTCATTACAGCCCTTTGCCTTAAGCTCTCATCGCTTTCCTCGCTTGCTCCACCGCTAAAATACTCAAGTTGTTTGATCTTTGCCACAAAAGGCAGTGGAGTTTGTAAAAACTCACATTTGCTTTCTTTGCTTTGCACAAACTCATCAAGCTCTAAAATACCCTCGCCCTTGCTTTGCCCTTTTTTAATCACCACATCTTCTTTTAAGCTCGCAAGCTCGGCTTTTTCATTTGAAAAAATCGCACCTTTGGGAATGATGACATCATAAGTCAGTAAGGCATTTAATTCAAATTCTACTTTGGCTGTAGGTTTAACCCCTTTTAACCTCTCAATCAAATACCCATTTGCTACCACATTATCCAAATCACTTCCTTTAGCATAATGCAAATAAGTAGCCTTTATGCTTTCATTAATGCGTGCTCTAATTATCATCTCTCTATAAGCAAGAGCCTCTAATACAGCTTTAAAAGGATCAGATTCTAAAAGCTCTACCTCTTCTTTTAAAAAGCTTTTAAAAAGCTCTTCATAATCCTTTAAAAGCTTTTCATAATCAAGCTCTTCTATGATTTGCGGATAAGGAATTTCTTTTAGGAAACTTTGTTTAAAATAGCTATCATTTAAAAGCTCACTCATTGCCAAGCTCCAAATTTAAATTAGGATAATTTTCAAAAAACAAAGCAATGCTTAAAATACCGCTCTTGCATTCATTTAAGCGAGCTCCTTTAAGTCTTACTCTTTTTTCCCACTTTGAAATAGCTTCTGCTGTATATCTAGTAAGCTTGATCTTAAAATCATCATCGATTTTTCTATCAATTAGCGTATAAAGCAAAGAGCCATACTCTGGTCTCATCACTCTACTGCCTAAAGGAGTGATTAAAATGTCCTTAATGCTTTCTTCAATGCTTACCATATAGCTCATTTTAATCCTTTATAAAATTCAAAAGCATTTTCTAACATTTGGGAAAAGCCTAAAAATGTAAAAGCTATAAAAAATCCTATAAAAATGCTTTTAATAAAGAAGTTTAAATTTAAAAAAGCATAAAACGCACTCATACAAAAGAGCATAAAAAAGATTAAATAAAATGAAAATAAAAACAATTCTTTCATAACTTTTCCTATCTTGGCGAAGCTGTAGCACCACAAGTGCAAGCATGTGTGTGATTAGTTAGATCGCCTTTGCTGTCACTGATTTGCCCACTAACTTGTAAATTTCCTATTAAATTTAAATTGCCATTAATGCTAAAGCTTCCACTGCCACCACCTTTGCCACTCGTGCTGATACCGCCTGCAATTTGCGTGTTGCCATTTAGACTAATGCTAGTAGCTTCAACACTGACATTTGAAGCTTTAAGGCTTATGGTGTTAGCCTTTGTGGTATGATTTTGAGCATTTATGAACTTATCTACACAAGTGATATTTATATTTTTACTCACATCAAGCTTTAAAGTGCTTGTCTGGCTGTTGTATTCTAAATGTGTTCCATCTTCAAAGTGTATATTGAAGGTGTTGTTATCAGTATTTTTAGGGCTGTGCTTTTCTTGATAAAGTCCTCTTAAAATTACACCTGAGTTTAAATCCCCTCGAACAGGCATTACCAAAACTTGCTCTCCTATTCTTAAAGGACAAAAGCTTACAGCATAAGAATTAGCCATGCAGGCAAAGACACTTAAATAATCAGTTACCATTTCGCCGATAGCAACCCTAGCTTTATCCCCTTTGATATCGCAAATTATGCCAAGCTCGTTCATTTTAAAACCTTTGAAATGATCAAATCACTATTATCGCTAAGCCACTCACAAACCATTTCATTTTCCCTTGCTAACTCTATGATAGAATCAATAGTTTTTTTGCAAATTTGCAAATTTAAAGCTTTAATATCCACTTTTTGCGGTGCTTTAATAGCCCAATAAGTTTTTGCATATTTGTTTAAAGCTTCCAAAGTATCAATATCAAGCTGATTTTCACTAGCTGCTTCTAAAAATCTTTCAAACTCACCAATTAACGCATTTAAAAATATAGCCTCTTTGTTTTCTAAGTCTTTTTCATCTCTTAAGGCAGCAAGTTTTAGGCTCTCCCAATCAATACCCTTGCTAAAATCATCTTTTTTCATAAAATATATGCCTTGCCTACTAAGTCCTGTTAAAACGCATATATCCTTAATGCTTTTTCCTTGTATAAAAAGGTTTTTAGCAAGTTCTTTTTTACTCATAATTTTCCTTTAATTTGGGCTAATTATATTTTTTATTTTTTTTAAAATCAGTCTATATATGACTTAAATAGGTGGCTTTAAAACATTTTTTAGCTTATGATTATGCAAAAAATAAAGGCTTTGAATGCATGATTTATTATTAGAACTTAATGCAAAGTTGATAAATGAAAAAGTAAAAATTTCTCCTATTGGCAAGGCTGTGGGACTAGATGGAAGAGTTTTTAAAATAGATGGCTTAAAGCTCATTGAAAATATACAAAAAAATGGACTTGATATAGCATTAAATCTTAATCACCAAGGAGGAGAAGCTTATGGCTGGTTTGATAAAAATTCATTAGAGTTAAGGCAAGATGGCATTTATGCAAGCCTTGAATTAACTCCAAAAGGAAAGGAGCTTGTTGAAAGTAAGGCTTTTAGGTATTTAAGCCCTGAGTATTATGTGGATAATGATAAAAATGTTATCCATTTGGACGCTATGGGACTTGTTAATCAGCCAAATCTTTTAAACAGGGCTTTAAATAAAGCCAAATCATTGATAAATAGCACCAAAAATTCAAAGTCGAGCACCCCACGAAGTGGGACGGGGGCTTTAGCATTTGGTTCTTTAGGCGGACTTGGTTCGCCGTTAAAAGAACATCAAAAAGAAAGGAACGCAATGAACGAGGAAGAATTGCAAGATTTACAAAAATTAGCCGAGGAAGCAGAGGTAAAGGCTGAAAATTTAGAAGATACTGCCACACAAGCAGAGGAAAAAGCAACTCAGGGGGAAAATCCTAACACCGAGCTTGAGGATTTGAGAAAAGAAAACGAAGAGCTTAAGGCAAAGTTAGCAGAACTTAGCGCAAAACTAGAAGCTTCTTTAAATAAAAATGAAGAAGTGGAGGCTGAATTTAACAAAAAACGCCTTGATTCTCTTTTGCAAAATGGGCTTATTTTGCCTAA from Campylobacter sp. MIT 99-7217 includes:
- a CDS encoding DUF1804 family protein, translated to MSKKELAKNLFIQGKSIKDICVLTGLSRQGIYFMKKDDFSKGIDWESLKLAALRDEKDLENKEAIFLNALIGEFERFLEAASENQLDIDTLEALNKYAKTYWAIKAPQKVDIKALNLQICKKTIDSIIELARENEMVCEWLSDNSDLIISKVLK
- a CDS encoding radical SAM/SPASM domain-containing protein, producing the protein MRGLSLTFVPNSYCNFACSYCYLGKLTNRKEKTQDMAEQFKKIAATLKEQKVIIKDIMLHGAELTASDLNDVKELLKAINEYKKDNLDYIKFFNKLSPAKHFIHLKTNLYNLDKFFDTFVLNEVGISGSVDLPLKMHEKNRILKNGNSTLEKTLKMIELLSTYPHFKQFSATMTSEYLDADEFLQDIFRLEKLGFDMANNFYIMFAYQSKNANASFKMAEDKKMLEFYKALRQRLKNTKYAFAVEHIWFKEFLGGYCTNCTNCADGDRMLIQKNGNAFICHRSQAVASLRSGNVFKQDFESIRARAVANIRILENSLNLSKDCLECEYFHLCKASCSIERKDTGLGKSYTCALQKEIYKNNPEIYKPNKVLAKESLDEFLRQNQIEKLKEHRMPNISFELKESKNSLENIIKQDEILSQIYDRSNFYLSINDKLNELDFEKDDIYSLKRLSKNDEIKLFIKKQSLFINSKESIDNFVHLMLLGGKAQIYGDEKRQKIPHIASKQLYFSKLENEALNVNGYYVLDISDFLRANAKNYEKDSRNFLFFTTKAMREYHYEKHAKNAFYHIQAINLPFARLEFIWEE
- a CDS encoding phage tail protein; protein product: MNESKFYTILTKVGIAKFIAARASGNGVNIASFKLSSDVLVPNEDISTLSNIVYEANINSKYIDDKNKHYVHVECLVPSNVGGFEINLIGIYDDEGALLAVGNLPTTYKPLLSEGSAKELLIKITMELKNASEVLLKIDPSVIMASRDYVNEIKLELKLDMSNLENELKILIDTKEDKGVASSLDTKLKAELIALINQKENANTAQKLVNALRTELTSKINSSVPKLTVASTGGYGSGYSRHTFYLNGIYQTYINTYQPYISGNNGGSS
- a CDS encoding GPW/gp25 family protein; this translates as MSYMVSIEESIKDILITPLGSRVMRPEYGSLLYTLIDRKIDDDFKIKLTRYTAEAISKWEKRVRLKGARLNECKSGILSIALFFENYPNLNLELGNE
- a CDS encoding phage protease, which codes for MHDLLLELNAKLINEKVKISPIGKAVGLDGRVFKIDGLKLIENIQKNGLDIALNLNHQGGEAYGWFDKNSLELRQDGIYASLELTPKGKELVESKAFRYLSPEYYVDNDKNVIHLDAMGLVNQPNLLNRALNKAKSLINSTKNSKSSTPRSGTGALAFGSLGGLGSPLKEHQKERNAMNEEELQDLQKLAEEAEVKAENLEDTATQAEEKATQGENPNTELEDLRKENEELKAKLAELSAKLEASLNKNEEVEAEFNKKRLDSLLQNGLILPNRYQKALNMKGKILEDYLDVCKKEAGIILGKKEMNFTSKRKELNAYEAKVFKQLGIKGDK
- a CDS encoding phage tail protein I, which translates into the protein MSLILAHHPKQSKAIDLSAKARFEDLNLASITNLALNCDKRLLPVLANAYDVSIDGLEEKEARKLISKALLLDRYNGTAFAIKEALKTVFDTATLKEWFEYEGKPYHFKVKVTSKDKPFNQRTFTQLDRLILEYKNVRSVLESITLELQSPNESFNASVSSGSEKIELLPYQRTKIEPKAQSFMAMSAFVAERLHQTLNTQEVR
- a CDS encoding phage baseplate assembly protein V — its product is MNELGIICDIKGDKARVAIGEMVTDYLSVFACMANSYAVSFCPLRIGEQVLVMPVRGDLNSGVILRGLYQEKHSPKNTDNNTFNIHFEDGTHLEYNSQTSTLKLDVSKNINITCVDKFINAQNHTTKANTISLKASNVSVEATSISLNGNTQIAGGISTSGKGGGSGSFSINGNLNLIGNLQVSGQISDSKGDLTNHTHACTCGATASPR
- a CDS encoding baseplate J/gp47 family protein — its product is MSELLNDSYFKQSFLKEIPYPQIIEELDYEKLLKDYEELFKSFLKEEVELLESDPFKAVLEALAYREMIIRARINESIKATYLHYAKGSDLDNVVANGYLIERLKGVKPTAKVEFELNALLTYDVIIPKGAIFSNEKAELASLKEDVVIKKGQSKGEGILELDEFVQSKESKCEFLQTPLPFVAKIKQLEYFSGGASEESDESLRQRAVMSVHRFSTAGSEKAYIYHALSASSKIASIKALNNGPGKVRVIIKSEDETSLDVVKEYLSADETRPLTDEVSASLAKKREFIIEAKLLLLELSRANEISTKINALQKDFDLSVDLALGFLYKCLHQDGVYKSEILSIKERLANEKGEELKDLPLKDIIIADDEFAELSFLLSYEKASL